In Phyllostomus discolor isolate MPI-MPIP mPhyDis1 chromosome 3, mPhyDis1.pri.v3, whole genome shotgun sequence, a single genomic region encodes these proteins:
- the KANK1 gene encoding KN motif and ankyrin repeat domain-containing protein 1 isoform X1, protein METRRRLEQERITMQATPGDLRRPRLASFGGLGSTGSLSSFMGSGNHNPAMYQLQNGYQGNGDYSSYAPAAATTSSMGSSIRHSPLSSGISTPVTNVSPMHLQHIREQMAIALKRLKELEEQVRTIPVLQVKIAVLQEEKRQLASQLKNQRAASQNDVCGVRKRSYSAGNRSQLEELSRVRRGDGELYIEYEAEEIESVEQSTQRIREFRQLTADMQALEQKIQGSSSEASLELRENGECPPRECRSVAVGANENMNDIVMYHRGSRSLKDAAVGTVIETRSSGVSVTEAMLGVTTEADKEIELQQQTIEALKEKIYRLEVQLKETTHDREMTKLKQELQAAGSRKKVDKAMMAQPLVFSKMVEAVVQMRDQMVGSHVDVVDSCVGTSVQTSSLGVSCQPSWENKVVGPELPMNRWIVKERVEMHDQCTGRSVETCDKSVGVEISVCETGSNTEESVKDLTLLKTNLNLKEVRSIGCGDCSVDVIVCSAKECISRSMSTDAVGQAEAAVMAVPQTTSQHTSTALEQVNQFTNTETATLMESCTNTSLSTSDKQTSTETVEVRTVAIGEGRVKDINSSTKTRSVAVGTVLSGTSGFDRPSAVKTKESGVGQININDNYLVGLKMRTIACGPPQLAVGLTASRRSVGVGDEPVGEFLENPQPQAPSAMMTGLDHYIERVQKLLAEQQTLLAENYSELAEAFGEPHSQIGSLNSQLISTLSSLNSVMKSASTEELRNPDFPKMSLGTLSASHTSTPFSLTGNNLEYACKCGGLQSGGPLNAPTSRHGREVGFAEGEPIGSQDSFPSQESTLAAVNLTDDQIAAGLYVCTNNESTLKSIMKKKDGNRDSNGTKKNLQFVGINGGYETTSSDDSSSDESSSSESDDECDVIEYPPEEEEEEEDEDTRGMAEGHHAVNMEGCKSARVEDEMQVQECEPEKVEIRERYELSEKMLSACNLLKNNINDPKALTSKDMRFCLNTLQHEWFRVSSQKSAVPAMVGDYIAAFAAISPDVLRHIINMADGNGNTALHYSVSHSNFEIVKLLLDADVCNVDHQNKAGYTPIMLAALAAVEAEKDMQVVEELFGCGDVNAKASQAGQTALMLAVSHGRIDMVKGLLACGADVNIQDDEGSTALMCASEHGHVEIVKLLLAQPGCNGHLEDNDGSTALSIALEAGHKDIAVLLYAHVNFAKAPSPGTPRLGRKTSPGPAHRGSFD, encoded by the exons ATGGAGACCCGGAGGAGACTGGAACaggagagaatcaccatgcaggcGACACCAGGTGACCTCCGAAGGCCCAGGCTGGCCAGTTTTGGAGGCCTGGGCTCCAcaggctctctctcctcctttatgGGTTCTGGAAACCACAATCCTGCTATGTACCAGCTTCAGAATGGATACCAAGGAAATGGGGATTATAGTAGCTATGCCCCAGCCGCTGCCACCACTTCTTCCATGGGGAGCTCTATCCGCCACAGCCCCTTGAGCTCAGGGATCTCCACTCCAGTGACCAATGTGAGCCCCATGCACCTGCAGCACATCCGGGAGCAGATGGCCATCGCCCTGAAACGCCTGAAGGAGCTCGAGGAACAGGTACGAACCATCCCTGTGCTCCAGGTAAAGATCGCTGTCTTGCAAGAGGAGAAAAGGCAGTTGGCCTCACAGCTGAAGAACCAAAGAGCTGCATCTCAGAACGATGTCTGTGGTGTGAGGAAGCGGTCCTACAGTGCTGGGAACAGGTCCCAGCTGGAAGAGCTCTCCAGGGTCCGGAGAGGTGATGGGGAATTGTACATTGAATATGAAGCAGAAGAGATAGAGAGTGTAGAGCAGAGCACGCAGAGGATAAGAGAGTTCCGCCAGCTCACAGCAGACATGCAGGCCCTGGAGCAGAAGATCCAGGGCAGCAGCTCGGAGGCCTCCTTGGAGCTCAGGGAGAATGGGGAGTGTCCGCCTCGAGAGTGCCGATCTGTGGCTGTGGGTGCCAACGAGAACATGAATGACATTGTCATGTACCACAGAGGCTCCAGGTCCTTGAAGGATGCTGCTGTAGGGACAGTCATTGAGACGAGGAGTTCTGGGGTCAGTGTGACAGAGGCCATGCTCGGAGTGACTACCGAAGCTGACAAAGAAATTGAGCTGCAGCAGCAGACCATAGAAGCCTTAAAGGAAAAGATCTACCGCCTGGAAGTACAGCTTAAGGAAACCACCCATGACCGAGAGATGACTAAACTCAAGCAAGAGCTGCAGGCCGCTGGATCAAGGAAGAAAGTTGACAAAGCCATGATGGCCCAGCCTCTTGTTTTCAGCAAGATGGTAGAGGCAGTGGTACAGATGAGAGACCAAATGGTTGGCAGTCACGTGGATGTAGTTGACTCGTGTGTTGGGACCTCTGTGCAAACAAGCAGCCTAGGCGTCTCCTGCCAGCCCAGTTGGGAGAATAAAGTCGTGGGGCCGGAGCTGCCCATGAATCGGTGGATTGTTAAAGAAAGGGTGGAAATGCATGACCAGTGCACTGGAAGGTCTGTGGAGACGTGTGATAAGAGCGTGGGTGTGGAAATCAGTGTCTGTGAAACAGGCAGCAACACAGAAGAGTCTGTGAAAGACCTGACCCTCCTCAAGACCAACCTGAATCTCAAAGAAGTACGATCCATCGGTTGCGGAGATTGTTCCGTGGATGTGATTGTCTGCTCTGCAAAGGAGTGCATCTCCCGGAGCATGAGCACGGACGCTGTTGGCCAGGCGGAAGCTGCTGTCATGGCAGTGCCTCAGACCACAAGCCAGCACACCAGCACAGCTTTGGAGCAGGTGAACCAGTTCACCAACACCGAGACGGCCACCCTTATGGAATCCTGCACCAACACTTCCCTCAGCACTTCAGACAAGCAGACCAGCACTGAGACTGTGGAAGTGCGAACGGTGGCTATAGGAGAAGGCCGCGTCAAGGACATCAATTCTTCCACAAAGACACGGTCCGTTGCAGTTGGAACAGtgctttctggcacttctggATTTGACAGGCCTTCAGCTGTGAAGACCAAAGAGTCAGGTGTGGGGCAGATAAATATTAATGACAACTACCTGGTTGGTCTCAAAATGAGGACCATAGCTTGTGGGCCTCCCCAGTTGGCTGTGGGGCTGACGGCCAGCAGGAGGAGTGTAGGTGTTGGGGATGAGCCGGTAGGAGAGTTCCTGGAGAACCCCCAGCCACAGGCTCCGTCTGCAATGATGACTGGCTTGGATCACTACATTGAGCGCGTCCAGAAGCTGCTGGCGGAACAGCAGACACTGCTGGCGGAGAACTATAGTGAACTGGCAGAAGCTTTTGGAGAACCTCACTCACAGATTGGCTCTCTCAACTCGCAGCTCATCAGCACCCTATCTTCACTCAATTCTGTCATGAAGTCTGCAAGCACCGAAGAGCTGAGGAACCCTGACTTCCCCAAAATGAGTCTTGGTACTCTCTCAG CATCACACACTTCTACACCCTTCTCCTTGACAGGAAATAATTTGGAATATGCCTGTAAGTGTGGAGGCCTACAGTCAGGAGGACCATTAAATGCTCCTACTTCCCGACATGGACGAGAGGTGGGGTTCGCAGAAGGGGAGCCCATCGGCAGCCAGGACAGCTTCCCCTCTCAGGAAAGCACGCTGGCTGCGGTGAACCTGACAGATGACCAGATAGCCGCTGGCCTCTACG TATGTACAAACAATGAGAGTACACTGAAGTCCATCATGAAGAAGAAAGATGGCAACAGAGATTCAAATGGAACGAAAAAGAATCTTCAGTTTGTTGGCATTAACGGAGG GTATGAAACAACTTCAAGTGATGATTCCAGCTCAGATGAAAGCTCTTCTTCCGAGTCAGATGACGAATGTGATGTCATTGAGTATCCtcctgaagaagaggaggaagaggaggacgaAGACACTCGGGGAATGGCGGAAGGGCACCATGCAGTTAATATGGAAGGTTGCAAGTCCGCCAGGGTGGAAGATGAAATGCAGGTTCAAGAATGTGAACCTGAGAAGGTGGAAATCAGAGAGAG GTATGAGTTAAGTGAAAAGATGTTGTCTGCATGCAACTTactgaaaaataacataaatgaccccaaagcTTTGACCAGCAAGGATATG AGGTTCTGTCTGAACACCCTCCAGCATGAGTGGTTCCGTGTGTCCAGCCAGAAGTCGGCCGTCCCGGCCATGGTCGGGGACTACATAGCCGCCTTCGCGGCCATCTCCCCGGACGTCCTGCGTCACATCATCAACATGGCCGACGGCAACGGCAACACGGCCCTTCACTACAGCGTGTCTCACTCCAACTTCGAGATCGTGAAGCTGCTCTTGGATGCTG ATGTGTGTAACGTGGATCACCAGAACAAGGCGGGGTACACCCCCATCATGCTGGCAGCCCTCGCCGCCGTGGAGGCAGAGAAGGACATGCAGGTCGTGGAAGAACTCTTCGGCTGCGGGGACGTGAACGCCAAAGCCAGCCAG GCAGGACAGACAGCCCTCATGCTGGCGGTCAGTCATGGGCGGATAGACATGGTGAAGGGCCTGCTGGCCTGTGGGGCTGATGTCAACATCCAGGACGACGAGGGCTCCACCGCCCTGATGTGTGCCAGCGAGCACGGGCACGTGGAGATCGTCAAGCTGCTGCTGGCCCAGCCGGGCTGCAATGGCCACCTGGAAGACAAC
- the KANK1 gene encoding KN motif and ankyrin repeat domain-containing protein 1 isoform X5 translates to MAHTTGVNGCASGKADDVLNGDHDKEQRDPYFVETPYGYQLDLDFLKYVDDIQKGNTIKKVNIQKRRKPSVPCPESTATSGQQGLWTSTESLSSSNSDDNKQCPSFLLARGQVTSTPIPRLPAPLELSPTFLTVPESRQLPPPSPQLPKHNLHVTKTLMETRRRLEQERITMQATPGDLRRPRLASFGGLGSTGSLSSFMGSGNHNPAMYQLQNGYQGNGDYSSYAPAAATTSSMGSSIRHSPLSSGISTPVTNVSPMHLQHIREQMAIALKRLKELEEQVRTIPVLQVKIAVLQEEKRQLASQLKNQRAASQNDVCGVRKRSYSAGNRSQLEELSRVRRGDGELYIEYEAEEIESVEQSTQRIREFRQLTADMQALEQKIQGSSSEASLELRENGECPPRECRSVAVGANENMNDIVMYHRGSRSLKDAAVGTVIETRSSGVSVTEAMLGVTTEADKEIELQQQTIEALKEKIYRLEVQLKETTHDREMTKLKQELQAAGSRKKVDKAMMAQPLVFSKMVEAVVQMRDQMVGSHVDVVDSCVGTSVQTSSLGVSCQPSWENKVVGPELPMNRWIVKERVEMHDQCTGRSVETCDKSVGVEISVCETGSNTEESVKDLTLLKTNLNLKEVRSIGCGDCSVDVIVCSAKECISRSMSTDAVGQAEAAVMAVPQTTSQHTSTALEQVNQFTNTETATLMESCTNTSLSTSDKQTSTETVEVRTVAIGEGRVKDINSSTKTRSVAVGTVLSGTSGFDRPSAVKTKESGVGQININDNYLVGLKMRTIACGPPQLAVGLTASRRSVGVGDEPVGEFLENPQPQAPSAMMTGLDHYIERVQKLLAEQQTLLAENYSELAEAFGEPHSQIGSLNSQLISTLSSLNSVMKSASTEELRNPDFPKMSLGTLSASHTSTPFSLTGNNLEYACKCGGLQSGGPLNAPTSRHGREVGFAEGEPIGSQDSFPSQESTLAAVNLTDDQIAAGLYVCTNNESTLKSIMKKKDGNRDSNGTKKNLQFVGINGGYETTSSDDSSSDESSSSESDDECDVIEYPPEEEEEEEDEDTRGMAEGHHAVNMEGCKSARVEDEMQVQECEPEKVEIRERYELSEKMLSACNLLKNNINDPKALTSKDMRFCLNTLQHEWFRVSSQKSAVPAMVGDYIAAFAAISPDVLRHIINMADGNGNTALHYSVSHSNFEIVKLLLDADVCNVDHQNKAGYTPIMLAALAAVEAEKDMQVVEELFGCGDVNAKASQAGQTALMLAVSHGRIDMVKGLLACGADVNIQDDEGSTALMCASEHGHVEIVKLLLAQPGCNGHLEDNDGSTALSIALEAGHKDIAVLLYAHVNFAKAPSPGTPRLGRKTSPGPAHRGSFD, encoded by the exons gaAAAGCAGATGATGTTCTAAACGGGGACCATGACAAGGAGCAGAGAGATCCTTATTTTGTGGAGACTCCCTATGGTTATCAACTAGACTTAGATTTTCTCAAATACGTGGATGACATACAGAAAGGaaacaccatcaagaaagtgaacaTTCAGAAGAGGCGGAAGCCATCTGTGCCATGCCCAGAGAGCACTGCCACATCTGGCCAGCAAGGTCTGTGGACTTCCACTGAGTCTTTGTCGTCTTCCAATAGCGATGACAACAAGCAGTGCCCGAGCTTTCTCCTAGCCAGAGGCCAAGTTACATCAACTCCAATCCCAAGGCTACCTGCCCCTCTGGAGCTCTCACCCACCTTTCTTACTGTCCCAGAAAGCCGACAGCTACCACCACCCTCACCACAACTCCCAAAGCACAACCTTCATGTCACCAAGACACTGATGGAGACCCGGAGGAGACTGGAACaggagagaatcaccatgcaggcGACACCAGGTGACCTCCGAAGGCCCAGGCTGGCCAGTTTTGGAGGCCTGGGCTCCAcaggctctctctcctcctttatgGGTTCTGGAAACCACAATCCTGCTATGTACCAGCTTCAGAATGGATACCAAGGAAATGGGGATTATAGTAGCTATGCCCCAGCCGCTGCCACCACTTCTTCCATGGGGAGCTCTATCCGCCACAGCCCCTTGAGCTCAGGGATCTCCACTCCAGTGACCAATGTGAGCCCCATGCACCTGCAGCACATCCGGGAGCAGATGGCCATCGCCCTGAAACGCCTGAAGGAGCTCGAGGAACAGGTACGAACCATCCCTGTGCTCCAGGTAAAGATCGCTGTCTTGCAAGAGGAGAAAAGGCAGTTGGCCTCACAGCTGAAGAACCAAAGAGCTGCATCTCAGAACGATGTCTGTGGTGTGAGGAAGCGGTCCTACAGTGCTGGGAACAGGTCCCAGCTGGAAGAGCTCTCCAGGGTCCGGAGAGGTGATGGGGAATTGTACATTGAATATGAAGCAGAAGAGATAGAGAGTGTAGAGCAGAGCACGCAGAGGATAAGAGAGTTCCGCCAGCTCACAGCAGACATGCAGGCCCTGGAGCAGAAGATCCAGGGCAGCAGCTCGGAGGCCTCCTTGGAGCTCAGGGAGAATGGGGAGTGTCCGCCTCGAGAGTGCCGATCTGTGGCTGTGGGTGCCAACGAGAACATGAATGACATTGTCATGTACCACAGAGGCTCCAGGTCCTTGAAGGATGCTGCTGTAGGGACAGTCATTGAGACGAGGAGTTCTGGGGTCAGTGTGACAGAGGCCATGCTCGGAGTGACTACCGAAGCTGACAAAGAAATTGAGCTGCAGCAGCAGACCATAGAAGCCTTAAAGGAAAAGATCTACCGCCTGGAAGTACAGCTTAAGGAAACCACCCATGACCGAGAGATGACTAAACTCAAGCAAGAGCTGCAGGCCGCTGGATCAAGGAAGAAAGTTGACAAAGCCATGATGGCCCAGCCTCTTGTTTTCAGCAAGATGGTAGAGGCAGTGGTACAGATGAGAGACCAAATGGTTGGCAGTCACGTGGATGTAGTTGACTCGTGTGTTGGGACCTCTGTGCAAACAAGCAGCCTAGGCGTCTCCTGCCAGCCCAGTTGGGAGAATAAAGTCGTGGGGCCGGAGCTGCCCATGAATCGGTGGATTGTTAAAGAAAGGGTGGAAATGCATGACCAGTGCACTGGAAGGTCTGTGGAGACGTGTGATAAGAGCGTGGGTGTGGAAATCAGTGTCTGTGAAACAGGCAGCAACACAGAAGAGTCTGTGAAAGACCTGACCCTCCTCAAGACCAACCTGAATCTCAAAGAAGTACGATCCATCGGTTGCGGAGATTGTTCCGTGGATGTGATTGTCTGCTCTGCAAAGGAGTGCATCTCCCGGAGCATGAGCACGGACGCTGTTGGCCAGGCGGAAGCTGCTGTCATGGCAGTGCCTCAGACCACAAGCCAGCACACCAGCACAGCTTTGGAGCAGGTGAACCAGTTCACCAACACCGAGACGGCCACCCTTATGGAATCCTGCACCAACACTTCCCTCAGCACTTCAGACAAGCAGACCAGCACTGAGACTGTGGAAGTGCGAACGGTGGCTATAGGAGAAGGCCGCGTCAAGGACATCAATTCTTCCACAAAGACACGGTCCGTTGCAGTTGGAACAGtgctttctggcacttctggATTTGACAGGCCTTCAGCTGTGAAGACCAAAGAGTCAGGTGTGGGGCAGATAAATATTAATGACAACTACCTGGTTGGTCTCAAAATGAGGACCATAGCTTGTGGGCCTCCCCAGTTGGCTGTGGGGCTGACGGCCAGCAGGAGGAGTGTAGGTGTTGGGGATGAGCCGGTAGGAGAGTTCCTGGAGAACCCCCAGCCACAGGCTCCGTCTGCAATGATGACTGGCTTGGATCACTACATTGAGCGCGTCCAGAAGCTGCTGGCGGAACAGCAGACACTGCTGGCGGAGAACTATAGTGAACTGGCAGAAGCTTTTGGAGAACCTCACTCACAGATTGGCTCTCTCAACTCGCAGCTCATCAGCACCCTATCTTCACTCAATTCTGTCATGAAGTCTGCAAGCACCGAAGAGCTGAGGAACCCTGACTTCCCCAAAATGAGTCTTGGTACTCTCTCAG CATCACACACTTCTACACCCTTCTCCTTGACAGGAAATAATTTGGAATATGCCTGTAAGTGTGGAGGCCTACAGTCAGGAGGACCATTAAATGCTCCTACTTCCCGACATGGACGAGAGGTGGGGTTCGCAGAAGGGGAGCCCATCGGCAGCCAGGACAGCTTCCCCTCTCAGGAAAGCACGCTGGCTGCGGTGAACCTGACAGATGACCAGATAGCCGCTGGCCTCTACG TATGTACAAACAATGAGAGTACACTGAAGTCCATCATGAAGAAGAAAGATGGCAACAGAGATTCAAATGGAACGAAAAAGAATCTTCAGTTTGTTGGCATTAACGGAGG GTATGAAACAACTTCAAGTGATGATTCCAGCTCAGATGAAAGCTCTTCTTCCGAGTCAGATGACGAATGTGATGTCATTGAGTATCCtcctgaagaagaggaggaagaggaggacgaAGACACTCGGGGAATGGCGGAAGGGCACCATGCAGTTAATATGGAAGGTTGCAAGTCCGCCAGGGTGGAAGATGAAATGCAGGTTCAAGAATGTGAACCTGAGAAGGTGGAAATCAGAGAGAG GTATGAGTTAAGTGAAAAGATGTTGTCTGCATGCAACTTactgaaaaataacataaatgaccccaaagcTTTGACCAGCAAGGATATG AGGTTCTGTCTGAACACCCTCCAGCATGAGTGGTTCCGTGTGTCCAGCCAGAAGTCGGCCGTCCCGGCCATGGTCGGGGACTACATAGCCGCCTTCGCGGCCATCTCCCCGGACGTCCTGCGTCACATCATCAACATGGCCGACGGCAACGGCAACACGGCCCTTCACTACAGCGTGTCTCACTCCAACTTCGAGATCGTGAAGCTGCTCTTGGATGCTG ATGTGTGTAACGTGGATCACCAGAACAAGGCGGGGTACACCCCCATCATGCTGGCAGCCCTCGCCGCCGTGGAGGCAGAGAAGGACATGCAGGTCGTGGAAGAACTCTTCGGCTGCGGGGACGTGAACGCCAAAGCCAGCCAG GCAGGACAGACAGCCCTCATGCTGGCGGTCAGTCATGGGCGGATAGACATGGTGAAGGGCCTGCTGGCCTGTGGGGCTGATGTCAACATCCAGGACGACGAGGGCTCCACCGCCCTGATGTGTGCCAGCGAGCACGGGCACGTGGAGATCGTCAAGCTGCTGCTGGCCCAGCCGGGCTGCAATGGCCACCTGGAAGACAAC
- the KANK1 gene encoding KN motif and ankyrin repeat domain-containing protein 1 isoform X2: METRRRLEQERITMQATPGDLRRPRLASFGGLGSTGSLSSFMGSGNHNPAMYQLQNGYQGNGDYSSYAPAAATTSSMGSSIRHSPLSSGISTPVTNVSPMHLQHIREQMAIALKRLKELEEQVRTIPVLQVKIAVLQEEKRQLASQLKNQRAASQNDVCGVRKRSYSAGNRSQLEELSRVRRGDGELYIEYEAEEIESVEQSTQRIREFRQLTADMQALEQKIQGSSSEASLELRENGECPPRECRSVAVGANENMNDIVMYHRGSRSLKDAAVGTVIETRSSGVSVTEAMLGVTTEADKEIELQQQTIEALKEKIYRLEVQLKETTHDREMTKLKQELQAAGSRKKVDKAMMAQPLVFSKMVEAVVQMRDQMVGSHVDVVDSCVGTSVQTSSLGVSCQPSWENKVVGPELPMNRWIVKERVEMHDQCTGRSVETCDKSVGVEISVCETGSNTEESVKDLTLLKTNLNLKEVRSIGCGDCSVDVIVCSAKECISRSMSTDAVGQAEAAVMAVPQTTSQHTSTALEQVNQFTNTETATLMESCTNTSLSTSDKQTSTETVEVRTVAIGEGRVKDINSSTKTRSVAVGTVLSGTSGFDRPSAVKTKESGVGQININDNYLVGLKMRTIACGPPQLAVGLTASRRSVGVGDEPVGEFLENPQPQAPSAMMTGLDHYIERVQKLLAEQQTLLAENYSELAEAFGEPHSQIGSLNSQLISTLSSLNSVMKSASTEELRNPDFPKMSLGTLSGNNLEYACKCGGLQSGGPLNAPTSRHGREVGFAEGEPIGSQDSFPSQESTLAAVNLTDDQIAAGLYVCTNNESTLKSIMKKKDGNRDSNGTKKNLQFVGINGGYETTSSDDSSSDESSSSESDDECDVIEYPPEEEEEEEDEDTRGMAEGHHAVNMEGCKSARVEDEMQVQECEPEKVEIRERYELSEKMLSACNLLKNNINDPKALTSKDMRFCLNTLQHEWFRVSSQKSAVPAMVGDYIAAFAAISPDVLRHIINMADGNGNTALHYSVSHSNFEIVKLLLDADVCNVDHQNKAGYTPIMLAALAAVEAEKDMQVVEELFGCGDVNAKASQAGQTALMLAVSHGRIDMVKGLLACGADVNIQDDEGSTALMCASEHGHVEIVKLLLAQPGCNGHLEDNDGSTALSIALEAGHKDIAVLLYAHVNFAKAPSPGTPRLGRKTSPGPAHRGSFD; this comes from the exons ATGGAGACCCGGAGGAGACTGGAACaggagagaatcaccatgcaggcGACACCAGGTGACCTCCGAAGGCCCAGGCTGGCCAGTTTTGGAGGCCTGGGCTCCAcaggctctctctcctcctttatgGGTTCTGGAAACCACAATCCTGCTATGTACCAGCTTCAGAATGGATACCAAGGAAATGGGGATTATAGTAGCTATGCCCCAGCCGCTGCCACCACTTCTTCCATGGGGAGCTCTATCCGCCACAGCCCCTTGAGCTCAGGGATCTCCACTCCAGTGACCAATGTGAGCCCCATGCACCTGCAGCACATCCGGGAGCAGATGGCCATCGCCCTGAAACGCCTGAAGGAGCTCGAGGAACAGGTACGAACCATCCCTGTGCTCCAGGTAAAGATCGCTGTCTTGCAAGAGGAGAAAAGGCAGTTGGCCTCACAGCTGAAGAACCAAAGAGCTGCATCTCAGAACGATGTCTGTGGTGTGAGGAAGCGGTCCTACAGTGCTGGGAACAGGTCCCAGCTGGAAGAGCTCTCCAGGGTCCGGAGAGGTGATGGGGAATTGTACATTGAATATGAAGCAGAAGAGATAGAGAGTGTAGAGCAGAGCACGCAGAGGATAAGAGAGTTCCGCCAGCTCACAGCAGACATGCAGGCCCTGGAGCAGAAGATCCAGGGCAGCAGCTCGGAGGCCTCCTTGGAGCTCAGGGAGAATGGGGAGTGTCCGCCTCGAGAGTGCCGATCTGTGGCTGTGGGTGCCAACGAGAACATGAATGACATTGTCATGTACCACAGAGGCTCCAGGTCCTTGAAGGATGCTGCTGTAGGGACAGTCATTGAGACGAGGAGTTCTGGGGTCAGTGTGACAGAGGCCATGCTCGGAGTGACTACCGAAGCTGACAAAGAAATTGAGCTGCAGCAGCAGACCATAGAAGCCTTAAAGGAAAAGATCTACCGCCTGGAAGTACAGCTTAAGGAAACCACCCATGACCGAGAGATGACTAAACTCAAGCAAGAGCTGCAGGCCGCTGGATCAAGGAAGAAAGTTGACAAAGCCATGATGGCCCAGCCTCTTGTTTTCAGCAAGATGGTAGAGGCAGTGGTACAGATGAGAGACCAAATGGTTGGCAGTCACGTGGATGTAGTTGACTCGTGTGTTGGGACCTCTGTGCAAACAAGCAGCCTAGGCGTCTCCTGCCAGCCCAGTTGGGAGAATAAAGTCGTGGGGCCGGAGCTGCCCATGAATCGGTGGATTGTTAAAGAAAGGGTGGAAATGCATGACCAGTGCACTGGAAGGTCTGTGGAGACGTGTGATAAGAGCGTGGGTGTGGAAATCAGTGTCTGTGAAACAGGCAGCAACACAGAAGAGTCTGTGAAAGACCTGACCCTCCTCAAGACCAACCTGAATCTCAAAGAAGTACGATCCATCGGTTGCGGAGATTGTTCCGTGGATGTGATTGTCTGCTCTGCAAAGGAGTGCATCTCCCGGAGCATGAGCACGGACGCTGTTGGCCAGGCGGAAGCTGCTGTCATGGCAGTGCCTCAGACCACAAGCCAGCACACCAGCACAGCTTTGGAGCAGGTGAACCAGTTCACCAACACCGAGACGGCCACCCTTATGGAATCCTGCACCAACACTTCCCTCAGCACTTCAGACAAGCAGACCAGCACTGAGACTGTGGAAGTGCGAACGGTGGCTATAGGAGAAGGCCGCGTCAAGGACATCAATTCTTCCACAAAGACACGGTCCGTTGCAGTTGGAACAGtgctttctggcacttctggATTTGACAGGCCTTCAGCTGTGAAGACCAAAGAGTCAGGTGTGGGGCAGATAAATATTAATGACAACTACCTGGTTGGTCTCAAAATGAGGACCATAGCTTGTGGGCCTCCCCAGTTGGCTGTGGGGCTGACGGCCAGCAGGAGGAGTGTAGGTGTTGGGGATGAGCCGGTAGGAGAGTTCCTGGAGAACCCCCAGCCACAGGCTCCGTCTGCAATGATGACTGGCTTGGATCACTACATTGAGCGCGTCCAGAAGCTGCTGGCGGAACAGCAGACACTGCTGGCGGAGAACTATAGTGAACTGGCAGAAGCTTTTGGAGAACCTCACTCACAGATTGGCTCTCTCAACTCGCAGCTCATCAGCACCCTATCTTCACTCAATTCTGTCATGAAGTCTGCAAGCACCGAAGAGCTGAGGAACCCTGACTTCCCCAAAATGAGTCTTGGTACTCTCTCAG GAAATAATTTGGAATATGCCTGTAAGTGTGGAGGCCTACAGTCAGGAGGACCATTAAATGCTCCTACTTCCCGACATGGACGAGAGGTGGGGTTCGCAGAAGGGGAGCCCATCGGCAGCCAGGACAGCTTCCCCTCTCAGGAAAGCACGCTGGCTGCGGTGAACCTGACAGATGACCAGATAGCCGCTGGCCTCTACG TATGTACAAACAATGAGAGTACACTGAAGTCCATCATGAAGAAGAAAGATGGCAACAGAGATTCAAATGGAACGAAAAAGAATCTTCAGTTTGTTGGCATTAACGGAGG GTATGAAACAACTTCAAGTGATGATTCCAGCTCAGATGAAAGCTCTTCTTCCGAGTCAGATGACGAATGTGATGTCATTGAGTATCCtcctgaagaagaggaggaagaggaggacgaAGACACTCGGGGAATGGCGGAAGGGCACCATGCAGTTAATATGGAAGGTTGCAAGTCCGCCAGGGTGGAAGATGAAATGCAGGTTCAAGAATGTGAACCTGAGAAGGTGGAAATCAGAGAGAG GTATGAGTTAAGTGAAAAGATGTTGTCTGCATGCAACTTactgaaaaataacataaatgaccccaaagcTTTGACCAGCAAGGATATG AGGTTCTGTCTGAACACCCTCCAGCATGAGTGGTTCCGTGTGTCCAGCCAGAAGTCGGCCGTCCCGGCCATGGTCGGGGACTACATAGCCGCCTTCGCGGCCATCTCCCCGGACGTCCTGCGTCACATCATCAACATGGCCGACGGCAACGGCAACACGGCCCTTCACTACAGCGTGTCTCACTCCAACTTCGAGATCGTGAAGCTGCTCTTGGATGCTG ATGTGTGTAACGTGGATCACCAGAACAAGGCGGGGTACACCCCCATCATGCTGGCAGCCCTCGCCGCCGTGGAGGCAGAGAAGGACATGCAGGTCGTGGAAGAACTCTTCGGCTGCGGGGACGTGAACGCCAAAGCCAGCCAG GCAGGACAGACAGCCCTCATGCTGGCGGTCAGTCATGGGCGGATAGACATGGTGAAGGGCCTGCTGGCCTGTGGGGCTGATGTCAACATCCAGGACGACGAGGGCTCCACCGCCCTGATGTGTGCCAGCGAGCACGGGCACGTGGAGATCGTCAAGCTGCTGCTGGCCCAGCCGGGCTGCAATGGCCACCTGGAAGACAAC